The following proteins come from a genomic window of Nostoc sp. TCL26-01:
- a CDS encoding Uma2 family endonuclease, translating to MAQTLRKIVTFDEFVEWYPDNSQKRYELYDGVIVEVAPPVGDHEEIVGFLATKLTLEYSHLNFPYFIPKTAFVKPVESDSAYSPDVLILNRSNLVNELRWKKESTVSQAASTPLVIEVVSTNWRDDYHKKYADYEQMGIPEYWIVDYAALGGRKFIGEPKQPTILVCSLEEGEYQMQKFRGNELIQSLTFPELNLTAAQIFQAGSVTT from the coding sequence ATGGCGCAAACTCTACGTAAAATAGTCACATTTGATGAATTTGTTGAGTGGTATCCAGACAACTCACAAAAACGCTACGAACTATATGACGGAGTAATTGTTGAAGTGGCTCCACCTGTCGGCGATCATGAGGAAATAGTTGGATTTTTAGCTACAAAACTCACTTTAGAGTACAGTCACTTAAATTTCCCTTATTTCATCCCCAAAACAGCATTCGTTAAACCAGTTGAGAGTGACTCAGCCTATTCTCCAGATGTGCTGATATTAAATCGCTCCAACCTAGTCAATGAACTACGTTGGAAAAAAGAATCAACTGTAAGTCAAGCAGCATCAACTCCTCTCGTCATCGAAGTGGTCAGTACTAACTGGCGGGATGATTATCATAAGAAATATGCTGACTATGAGCAAATGGGCATTCCTGAATACTGGATTGTTGACTATGCCGCTTTGGGTGGGAGAAAATTCATTGGTGAACCTAAACAACCAACTATCTTAGTTTGCTCATTGGAGGAAGGTGAGTATCAGATGCAGAAATTTCGGGGAAATGAACTTATCCAGTCGCTAACATTTCCAGAGTTGAATTTAACCGCCGCACAAATTTTCCAAGCTGGAAGCGTGACAACATAG
- a CDS encoding DNA-binding transcriptional regulator: MDMQVLRERAGLSRAEVAFRLAISETSVRNWEAGRTEPTMTPKKYLDALRLFKCTPEELATASEKSINQRHKRKPGRPRRFPEHQVAQVDSPVCS, encoded by the coding sequence ATGGATATGCAAGTCCTGAGAGAACGTGCAGGCCTCAGCCGTGCTGAAGTAGCCTTCAGGCTTGCAATCAGTGAAACCAGTGTGCGTAACTGGGAAGCTGGACGAACTGAACCAACAATGACACCAAAAAAATACTTGGACGCTTTACGTTTGTTCAAATGTACACCGGAAGAACTAGCCACCGCCAGCGAAAAATCCATTAATCAACGACATAAACGTAAACCAGGAAGACCAAGACGCTTTCCCGAACATCAAGTAGCACAGGTTGATTCGCCAGTTTGTAGTTGA
- a CDS encoding sulfate/molybdate ABC transporter ATP-binding protein, translated as MGIVVENVSKQFGSFKAVDQVNLEIQSGSLVALLGPSGSGKSTLLRLIAGLEKPDSGKIILTGKDATNQSVQERNIGFVFQHYALFKHLTVRQNIAFGLEIRKAPAKKIQGRVEQLLELVQLGGLGDRYPSQLSGGQRQRVALARALAVEPSVLLLDEPFGALDAKVRKDLRAWLRRLHDEVHVTTVFVTHDQEEAMEVSDEVVVMNKGRVEQIGTPADIYDNPATAFVMSFIGPVNVLPSSSRIFQSSGFDAAHPEVFLRPQDVIIERNANGATATATVSRLIHLGWEIQVELTLDDGQIVTAHLTRDRYNELELEAQQKVYVKPKDAKSFPLYYSI; from the coding sequence GTGGGAATTGTAGTTGAAAACGTATCCAAGCAGTTCGGGAGCTTTAAAGCAGTTGATCAGGTAAACTTAGAAATCCAAAGTGGTTCCTTGGTGGCTTTGTTAGGGCCATCGGGATCAGGAAAGTCTACTTTACTGCGTTTAATTGCTGGTCTGGAAAAGCCTGATAGCGGCAAAATTATTCTGACAGGTAAGGATGCCACTAATCAAAGCGTGCAGGAGCGCAACATTGGGTTTGTGTTTCAGCACTATGCTTTATTTAAGCACTTGACAGTGCGGCAAAATATTGCTTTTGGCTTAGAAATTCGTAAGGCTCCGGCTAAAAAAATTCAAGGTCGCGTAGAACAATTATTAGAACTAGTCCAGTTAGGTGGATTAGGCGATCGCTATCCTTCCCAACTTTCTGGGGGTCAAAGGCAGAGGGTAGCCCTAGCCAGAGCCTTAGCAGTAGAACCTAGTGTATTACTTCTAGATGAACCATTCGGAGCGCTGGATGCTAAAGTCCGCAAAGACTTACGCGCATGGTTACGCCGCCTCCATGATGAAGTTCATGTTACCACAGTTTTCGTCACCCACGACCAAGAAGAAGCAATGGAAGTCTCGGATGAAGTTGTGGTGATGAATAAAGGACGTGTAGAACAGATAGGAACTCCAGCAGATATTTACGATAATCCTGCTACAGCCTTTGTGATGAGCTTTATTGGCCCAGTCAATGTTTTACCCAGTAGTTCCCGAATCTTTCAAAGCAGTGGCTTCGATGCAGCACACCCAGAAGTATTTTTGCGTCCCCAGGATGTGATTATTGAACGCAATGCTAACGGGGCAACGGCGACAGCTACAGTCAGTCGGTTGATTCACTTAGGTTGGGAAATTCAGGTGGAATTGACCCTAGACGATGGACAAATAGTCACAGCTCATCTGACACGCGATCGCTATAACGAGTTAGAGTTAGAAGCACAACAAAAAGTCTACGTAAAACCGAAGGATGCAAAATCCTTTCCTTTGTACTACTCCATCTAA
- the yidD gene encoding membrane protein insertion efficiency factor YidD produces the protein MQLSLLDSLTRQLSINAIANYQKHISPHKGFACAHRILYGGESCSQYIKRVISEEGVSAGWHKSRARFQACKQANLILRSPTRSQINDLEPDEPSEQPTSPQRGRRYQHNSCDHHSMIDCASSIPDCGDLGDCNSLDCGINDCSSGDCHSLDCGSGDCSSLDCGSGDCGSCGN, from the coding sequence ATGCAACTTTCACTGCTAGATTCACTTACCAGACAACTCAGTATAAATGCGATCGCTAACTATCAAAAACACATTTCCCCTCACAAAGGTTTTGCTTGCGCTCATCGCATATTATATGGGGGTGAATCTTGTTCCCAATATATTAAGCGTGTGATCTCTGAGGAAGGAGTGAGTGCAGGCTGGCACAAATCCCGTGCTAGATTTCAAGCTTGTAAACAAGCTAATTTAATTTTGCGATCGCCTACTCGCTCACAAATCAACGACTTAGAACCTGACGAACCATCTGAACAACCAACTTCTCCCCAAAGAGGTAGGCGTTATCAGCATAATTCTTGTGATCATCATTCCATGATTGATTGCGCCAGTTCCATTCCTGATTGTGGTGATCTGGGTGATTGTAATTCTCTGGATTGTGGTATTAATGATTGCAGTTCGGGAGATTGTCATTCTCTGGATTGCGGTTCGGGAGATTGTAGCTCTCTAGATTGTGGTTCGGGGGATTGTGGGAGTTGTGGCAACTAA
- the chlP gene encoding geranylgeranyl reductase, producing MTLRVAVVGSGPAGSSAAETLAKAGIETYLFERKLDNAKPCGGAIPLCMVSEFDLPPEIIDRQVRKMKMISPSNREVDINLINQEEYIGMCRREVLDGFLRNRAAKLGANLINATVHKVDIPTNNTDPYTIHYVDHNEGGVQGVTKTLKVDVIIGADGANSRIAKEMDAGDYNYAIAFQERIRLPQDKMDYYNDLAEMYVGNDVSSDFYAWVFPKYDHVAVGTGTMHINKASIKQLQAGIRARASEKLAGGKIIKVEAHPIPEHPRPRRVVGRIALVGDAAGYVTKSSGEGIYFAAKSGRMCAETIVEMSNSGSRIPTENDLKIYLKRWDKKYGLTYKVLDILQTVFYRSDATREAFVEMCGDLDVQKLTFDSYLYKTVVPANPITQMKITAKTIGSLIRGNALAP from the coding sequence TTGACACTACGGGTTGCTGTTGTTGGGTCAGGCCCAGCTGGTTCCTCTGCTGCTGAAACACTAGCCAAAGCTGGGATTGAGACCTACCTGTTTGAGCGCAAATTAGATAACGCCAAACCTTGTGGGGGTGCAATTCCCCTATGTATGGTGAGTGAGTTTGACTTACCACCAGAAATTATTGATCGGCAAGTGCGGAAGATGAAAATGATTTCACCTTCCAACCGTGAAGTTGATATCAATCTGATAAACCAAGAAGAATATATAGGAATGTGCCGCCGGGAAGTATTAGATGGATTTCTCCGGAATCGGGCAGCAAAACTAGGTGCAAATTTAATCAATGCCACCGTTCATAAAGTTGATATCCCAACAAACAATACAGACCCCTATACGATTCATTATGTAGACCATAATGAAGGCGGCGTACAAGGAGTAACCAAAACCCTCAAAGTAGATGTAATTATTGGGGCAGATGGGGCTAATTCTCGCATTGCCAAAGAGATGGATGCTGGGGATTATAATTATGCGATCGCTTTCCAAGAGCGTATCCGCCTCCCTCAAGATAAAATGGACTACTACAACGACCTTGCTGAAATGTACGTTGGCAATGACGTTTCCTCTGACTTCTACGCTTGGGTGTTCCCCAAATATGACCACGTAGCTGTGGGTACTGGCACAATGCACATCAACAAAGCCAGCATCAAACAGTTACAAGCAGGTATCCGCGCTCGTGCTAGCGAAAAATTAGCAGGCGGCAAAATCATCAAAGTCGAAGCACATCCCATCCCCGAACATCCCCGCCCCCGGCGCGTCGTTGGACGCATAGCCTTAGTTGGCGATGCTGCTGGCTATGTTACCAAATCTTCCGGCGAAGGTATTTACTTTGCCGCTAAATCTGGGCGGATGTGTGCCGAAACCATTGTGGAAATGTCCAATAGTGGTAGTCGTATTCCCACAGAAAACGACCTAAAAATTTATCTCAAGCGCTGGGATAAAAAATATGGGTTGACCTACAAAGTGCTAGACATCCTGCAAACAGTATTCTATCGCTCTGATGCCACCCGTGAGGCGTTTGTCGAGATGTGTGGTGACCTTGATGTCCAAAAGCTCACCTTTGACAGCTATCTGTATAAAACAGTCGTCCCCGCTAATCCTATCACCCAGATGAAAATTACCGCTAAAACAATCGGTAGCCTCATCCGTGGTAACGCTCTAGCACCCTAA
- a CDS encoding response regulator transcription factor: MPRILVIDDDPAISELVAVNLEMAGYDVSQAEDGIKGQALALQLQPDLIMLDLMLPRVDGFTVCQRLRRDERTAEIPVLMLTALSQTQDKVEGFNAGADDYLTKPFEVEEMLARVRALLRRTDRIPQAAKHSEILNYGPLTLVPERFEAIWFSETVKLTHLEFELLHCLLQRHGQTVSPSEILREVWGYDPDDDIETIRVHIRHLRTKLEPDPRHPRYIKTVYGAGYCLELPSVPPSGEGATTSVVE, encoded by the coding sequence ATGCCAAGGATTCTTGTCATAGACGATGACCCAGCGATTTCCGAACTTGTTGCTGTCAACCTAGAGATGGCTGGCTACGACGTTAGCCAAGCTGAAGACGGCATCAAAGGTCAAGCACTAGCTCTCCAGCTACAACCGGACTTGATCATGCTTGATTTGATGTTGCCCAGAGTAGATGGATTTACAGTTTGCCAGCGCTTGCGTCGAGATGAGCGTACAGCAGAGATTCCTGTTTTGATGTTGACTGCCCTCAGCCAAACTCAAGACAAGGTGGAAGGCTTCAACGCCGGCGCAGATGATTACCTGACAAAGCCATTTGAAGTAGAGGAAATGCTAGCACGAGTACGGGCATTATTGCGTCGTACTGACCGCATTCCGCAAGCTGCAAAACACAGTGAAATTTTGAACTATGGCCCTCTAACTTTGGTTCCAGAGAGGTTTGAGGCTATATGGTTCAGTGAGACTGTCAAACTGACTCACTTGGAGTTTGAATTACTCCACTGTTTGCTGCAACGTCATGGACAGACTGTTTCTCCTAGTGAAATCTTAAGAGAAGTATGGGGTTACGACCCTGATGACGACATTGAAACGATTAGAGTGCATATCCGGCATTTGAGAACAAAACTGGAACCCGATCCTCGTCATCCCCGCTATATTAAGACAGTATATGGTGCGGGCTATTGCCTGGAATTGCCAAGTGTACCACCTTCAGGGGAAGGAGCTACTACATCCGTTGTTGAATGA
- a CDS encoding PEP-CTERM sorting domain-containing protein (PEP-CTERM proteins occur, often in large numbers, in the proteomes of bacteria that also encode an exosortase, a predicted intramembrane cysteine proteinase. The presence of a PEP-CTERM domain at a protein's C-terminus predicts cleavage within the sorting domain, followed by covalent anchoring to some some component of the (usually Gram-negative) cell surface. Many PEP-CTERM proteins exhibit an unusual sequence composition that includes large numbers of potential glycosylation sites. Expression of one such protein has been shown restore the ability of a bacterium to form floc, a type of biofilm.), translated as MKSIRNQIKTTVAVAGIASMAALVNMPSADAAAFSLSWTGNQGYSAKGRFTYDNSSPEGIVTKEQLTSFAISFFNPQGTLLQEFKYNFPNPADTTFNFNFDTATNTVLQSDNFDTANGFDLGIDFNTQPTGLDFYTYINPAQGLSAATIFLKDDLSEEVCDTFPTCRLDNGGQLTAAVIPEPGTILGLLAIGCLSRVLKKKPASA; from the coding sequence ATGAAAAGCATTCGTAACCAAATCAAAACTACTGTAGCTGTTGCTGGTATTGCGTCAATGGCTGCATTAGTCAATATGCCTAGCGCCGATGCTGCTGCTTTTAGTCTTTCTTGGACAGGAAACCAAGGTTATTCAGCTAAAGGAAGGTTTACCTACGATAATTCTTCTCCAGAAGGTATCGTTACTAAAGAGCAGCTGACCAGCTTTGCTATTTCGTTTTTCAACCCCCAGGGAACTTTATTGCAGGAGTTCAAATACAATTTTCCCAATCCTGCTGATACTACTTTCAATTTCAACTTTGATACAGCTACTAATACTGTGTTACAAAGCGATAATTTTGACACAGCTAACGGTTTTGATTTAGGGATTGACTTTAATACTCAACCAACCGGATTAGATTTCTATACTTACATCAATCCTGCTCAAGGACTATCAGCAGCTACTATATTCCTGAAAGATGACCTTTCTGAGGAAGTCTGTGACACATTCCCAACTTGTAGATTAGATAACGGTGGTCAATTGACAGCAGCTGTGATTCCTGAGCCTGGAACCATTTTAGGGTTATTAGCAATTGGCTGCCTTAGCAGAGTTCTTAAAAAAAAGCCAGCATCTGCTTAG
- a CDS encoding alkaline phosphatase PhoX, whose amino-acid sequence MQLSRRKFFTLAGASAAGTVLSSPLEGLLARKANGQPVFGGGYGPLVPDAKGLLDLPAGFQYVTLSSTGELMNDGTLVPGAHDGMAAFPGPRNTVILVRNHELSTGLTGSRTQGSKPYDPIAKGGTTTLVVGANRQLIKHFVSLSGTIRNCAGGLTPWGSWISCEENVSVPDATNGLLKRHGYNFEVPASATSPVDPVPLIAMGRFNHEAVAVDPKTGIVYQTEDSSRSLFYRFIPKVKGKLQEGGVLQALRIIGRPGVDTSNATSNTFKFSAGEKFAVDWVTIEEPDPAGDTVREEGRRKGAAQFVRGEGIWYTDKNGKSELYFVSTSGGPDLSGGTGRGSGGGQVWRYIPADETVELFVESTSREELDAPDNIVVSPYGDLILCEDGGGDNYLRGVTPQGKLYNFARNALNDSEFCGACFSPDAKTLFVNIQSPGITLAIWGPWTSKRG is encoded by the coding sequence ATGCAACTATCAAGACGTAAATTTTTTACATTAGCAGGTGCAAGTGCTGCTGGTACTGTACTTTCATCTCCTTTAGAAGGTCTTCTTGCTAGAAAAGCTAATGGTCAACCTGTATTTGGTGGAGGGTATGGACCACTTGTACCAGATGCTAAAGGCTTGTTAGATTTACCTGCGGGATTTCAATATGTAACATTATCTAGCACTGGCGAACTCATGAACGATGGTACTTTAGTACCTGGCGCTCATGATGGTATGGCTGCTTTCCCCGGCCCTAGAAATACAGTAATTTTGGTACGTAATCACGAATTGAGTACTGGTTTAACTGGTTCCAGAACACAAGGCTCAAAACCCTATGATCCTATTGCTAAAGGTGGTACTACGACTCTAGTTGTTGGTGCTAATCGTCAACTTATCAAACACTTCGTTTCTTTAAGTGGAACTATTCGGAATTGTGCAGGTGGTCTTACTCCCTGGGGTTCATGGATTAGTTGCGAAGAAAATGTCAGTGTTCCGGATGCAACCAATGGACTCTTGAAAAGACATGGTTATAACTTTGAGGTTCCAGCTAGTGCTACCTCTCCTGTTGATCCAGTACCTCTGATTGCTATGGGACGATTTAATCATGAAGCGGTAGCAGTAGATCCTAAAACTGGCATTGTCTATCAAACCGAAGATTCCAGCCGTAGCCTTTTCTATCGTTTTATTCCAAAAGTCAAAGGTAAGTTACAAGAAGGTGGTGTTCTCCAAGCGTTAAGAATAATTGGTAGACCAGGAGTTGATACTTCAAATGCCACAAGTAACACCTTCAAGTTCAGTGCTGGAGAGAAATTTGCTGTAGATTGGGTGACTATTGAAGAACCAGATCCAGCCGGAGATACTGTCCGCGAAGAAGGTCGCAGGAAAGGTGCAGCTCAGTTTGTACGTGGTGAAGGTATCTGGTACACTGACAAAAATGGCAAAAGTGAATTATATTTCGTTTCTACTAGTGGAGGCCCTGACTTAAGTGGTGGCACTGGTAGGGGTAGTGGTGGTGGACAAGTTTGGCGCTACATTCCGGCTGATGAAACTGTTGAACTTTTTGTAGAGTCTACATCTAGAGAAGAACTAGATGCACCTGACAATATAGTTGTTTCACCTTATGGGGATCTCATTCTCTGTGAAGATGGAGGTGGCGACAATTATTTAAGAGGTGTAACACCCCAAGGCAAACTCTACAATTTTGCACGCAACGCTCTCAACGATAGCGAATTTTGCGGTGCTTGTTTCTCACCTGATGCTAAGACTCTGTTTGTAAACATTCAAAGCCCTGGCATTACATTAGCAATCTGGGGGCCTTGGACAAGTAAGAGAGGCTAA